Sequence from the Ascaphus truei isolate aAscTru1 chromosome 3, aAscTru1.hap1, whole genome shotgun sequence genome:
gacagtgtctcactcacacacagtgtctcactcacacacagacagtgtctcactcacacacacacagacagtgtctcactcacacacacacagacagtgtctcactcacacacacacagacagtgtctcacacacacacacagacagtgtctcacacacacacagacagtgtctcacacacacacagacagtgtctcacacacacacagacagtgtctcacacacacacagacagtgtctcacacacacacacagacagtgtctcacacacacacagacagtgtctcacacacacacacacagacagtgtctcacacacacacagacagtgtctcacacacacacagacagtgtctcacacacacacagtgtcacacacacagtgtcacacacacacacagtgtcacacacacacagtgtcacacacacacgcaccggtccagaaggcgcctctctcGTGTCCGGGCACTCTGACCGGTCGGTCCCGGGTGTGGGGGCGTAGCATGCAGCGCAGGCCGCCGAGCGCACGGCAACCTGGAACGGGCGCAAGCCAGTGTCGGGAGGAGGCTGAAGTGCCCGATGAGCGGGAGCAGCCGCCAGGCCGCTGGACGACGCGGGACGGctagtggtgtgaccggggggaggggggttggtggtgggggagaggtgaggctggCGCCGAGGAGCGGCAAGTGGTGTgaccgaggggaggggggttggtggtgggggagaggtgagcccggcgccgaggagcggctagtggtgtgaccggggttggtggtgggggagaggtgaggctggCGCCGAGGAGCAGctagtggtgtgaccggggggaggggggttggtggtgggggaaagGTGAGGCCTGCGGCGGAGGAGTATGGGtgtgggggaagaggtgaggagtTTGGGTTCGCCAAGTTGTTCTcgcaatgtgaggggtggggtgaggggggcgggAGGTGCGTCCGTGGCCAATGACACAGTGGGAACATagggccaatcacacagggggaagacatacacacacacaaacattatttgagacttatagatatagataacatTGACAAAGCTGGGATACCACTTGTAATAATTTTGCAGCTCAAAATAAGCACGTAAAAGTACAAATGTTCCACGCCTCAAGAATGATGAAGcagcaaaataaataaagttaatagATCTAGAaaaacacaccaaaaaaaaaaaatacaaatatataattaagATCAGAACCAGGTAATGCTGCGAATTTAACGTCAGGAGTTTCTTGATATTAAATTATAGTATCGGTGGTCAGTTTAGAGTAGGATGCTTGAAATAATCGCTTGTTGCAAGCCAACCAGTAGTAGCACCGAAAGATATGTTGTGTATAACACATGGCTTCCAAGCATCCACAGATCTAATGTTGCCGTCACAGCCAGTGGCGTAGCCAGTCATGTGTGGCccccaggggaaaaaaaaaaaaaaattcagggcccctCATATCTCTCAATCTCTTCTCCCACTCTCCCTTTGCTCTGTTTCTTTTCCCTCTATtgtacttatttttctctgtgtctcttccttcctgtatcctttccttttcatgtctgtttATATCCCTGTGTTTTAACAATTCCCCCCCtatcacctttcccagcctgtctctcagactGCAGCTCCAGTCTCACGCTGCGCTAGTtgaagccccgccccctgacctaggCCCTGCCCATCTGCAGAGGAAGGGacttccctctgtgcttcctgcctggcccgccaacaggggggggggggtgggtgccccaagagtgcgggcccccaggctatagctacgcccctggtcACAGTTAATTACCTCGCTACTGAGGAAGCCGTCGTGGCGATTTTGACAGTGGGCAAACATCACAGATGACACATTTTCATTTACCCTGAAACCagagaacttaaaaaaaaaaaaaaaaaaaagggacaataAAGGGTTTTTTGGGGGTAGGGGGTTTGAAGCCTGCAATttaggtgattttttttttttattattccaaaACAAAACGCACACAAATGGAAACTAATAGCCAATACCATACCTTCCACTTTAGTCGTCTTTTTTCTCGGCTTCTTTTCTCCGCTTTGCTTCACGTTCAAGCTTTAATTTTGCTTCAATTTTTTTGCTCTGGTAGATTTTGACTCCAGCAAATGCCAGACACAGTATTAGAGTCTTGGCTGCCAAAATGTACAATAGCAGAGGGAAGTTATCCAAAGCCTGTAATCAAGGAGTGAACATTATCATCTCAGAAACTTAACATCTAAAAAGGAACGGGATGGCAGAGATAGGTGGGGAGCGCGCAAGGTCTCAGCATGGTATTAACCGTAAGCATTTTAAAAGGAGCAGTttctaacatttttttttctccccacaAGATAAGCCAAACACCCTTATTTACAGCTCTGGGGACCACTGGTACCAGGTTTAAATTCCTCCCAGTGAAAACAAAATAGGCGTACAGGAAGCTGCATCATCATtgattgtggcttcctattggatcacCATTTAAATCCCCggtaaaaaccaggaagtaatacatgcaaggctggggccatggtactgcagaccgtgcggaggcgtccgcacgctgagcgaacagactgccttaaggcagtgttcgtgtCCATGCGGGCGTGTCcatgcggaagcaggagggggcgcgctttgcgtgagaaatcagttaaactgatttctcaatGCGACAGACAGGTCATGTGAACCGCCTCCGTCGCGAGTTCCaaacacaatttttttgtatttgagaAAACTCGTCGTGGAGCGCGGCTTCCAAATGCGCGCCGAGGCAGGTACTGGGCCCGGTCTGATTGGGGGGCGGTACTTGTGCGCaagccgaggcgtgcgctgtagaacgcactgggaccgcagccttactgcAGAAAAACTAAGTCATAGATCTGCATGCCTTGGTGAGGAAAAGAACATGACTTGAAAGCTCATCTTCATACTCTACACAAAACAATATGGAGAATGGACTAGAAATATACTTGTCTGAGGTGTAACAGCCTCTGTGCCATTAATAAATCAATTGACAAGAAACATATGCAGAAAAAGTTCCATCCCATATTGTAGTgatgaggtaaaaaaaaaaaaagtcaaaatcaGACAGAAATCtacgtagtaacaaaggagggagaggaagtggGTAGTATgataactacttgttggtccaataaaaaggtatgtTAAAAGCTTTCGCACCCCTCAGTACGGAAGGACCCCCAAGAGGTTCGAAAACTTGTAACATAACTACTTCTTGGTCCAagaaaaggtatcataccacctcctccctctccctccttaggCTGTGGTTATAGTGCCGCCAAGGGCATGTCGcgtcaaaaacaaatgcattgtcgccgtcatcggtgcttatagtgcacgcaacagcgctaccaaaaatctggtagtcactgttatttgatttttttcggcaGCGGTCTCTCCTTGTGGCCAGGGagcctctccg
This genomic interval carries:
- the SMIM11 gene encoding small integral membrane protein 11: MPEFNWKALDNFPLLLYILAAKTLILCLAFAGVKIYQSKKIEAKLKLEREAKRRKEAEKKDD